A DNA window from Sphingomonas changnyeongensis contains the following coding sequences:
- the ilvD gene encoding dihydroxy-acid dehydratase codes for MTRIFDKSRLPSRHVSVGPERAPHRSYYYAMGLTEEQIARPFVGVVSAGNDSAPCNTALDAQADAARGGVEAGGGLPRRFNTITVTDGIAMGHQGMKSSLVSREVIADSIELSVRGHCYDALVGFAGCDKSLPGMMMAMLRLNVPSVFVYGGSILPGSHHGQDVTVVDVFEAVGQHAAGHCPLEELIALEKVACPGHGACGGQFTANTMACVAEAIGLSLPNSNMMPAPYAGRAALAHAAGVAVMDCLAAGLRPRDICTREAFENAARVVAATGGSTNAALHLPAMAHEAGIAFDLFDVAEIFRSTPYLADLKPGGRYVAKDMYEAGGVYMLMKTMLAGGLLHGDCKTVSGLTLAENIDRVTWNPDQKVIREVTNPITPTGGVVGLKGSLAPEGAIVKVAGMARLSFAGPARVFDCEEDAFAAVEARDIAEGSVIIIRYEGPRGGPGMREMLSTTAALYGQGMGEKVALITDGRFSGATRGFCIGHVGPEAAVGGPIALVEDGDMIRIDAVAGTIDLDVAGDVLAERRARWQPRAHDYQSGTLWRYSRNVGPAVGGAVTHPGGSAETHMFADI; via the coding sequence ATGACCCGCATTTTCGACAAGAGCCGCCTGCCGTCCCGCCATGTCTCGGTCGGGCCGGAACGCGCCCCGCATCGCAGCTATTATTACGCCATGGGGCTGACCGAGGAGCAGATTGCCCGCCCCTTTGTCGGCGTCGTGTCCGCCGGCAATGACAGCGCGCCATGCAACACCGCGCTCGACGCGCAGGCCGATGCCGCGCGCGGCGGGGTGGAGGCGGGCGGGGGGCTGCCGCGCCGGTTCAACACCATCACCGTCACCGATGGCATCGCCATGGGCCATCAGGGGATGAAGTCGTCGCTCGTCAGCCGCGAGGTGATTGCGGATTCGATCGAACTGTCGGTGCGCGGCCATTGCTATGACGCGCTGGTGGGTTTTGCCGGGTGCGACAAGTCACTGCCCGGCATGATGATGGCGATGCTGCGCCTGAACGTGCCGAGCGTGTTCGTCTATGGCGGCTCGATCCTGCCGGGCAGCCATCATGGCCAGGATGTGACCGTGGTCGATGTGTTCGAGGCCGTGGGCCAGCACGCCGCCGGGCACTGCCCGCTCGAAGAGCTGATCGCGCTCGAAAAGGTCGCCTGTCCGGGGCACGGCGCCTGTGGCGGGCAGTTCACCGCCAACACCATGGCCTGTGTCGCCGAAGCCATCGGCCTGTCGCTGCCCAACTCCAACATGATGCCCGCGCCCTATGCCGGGCGCGCGGCGCTTGCCCATGCGGCGGGGGTGGCGGTGATGGACTGTCTGGCCGCCGGCCTGCGCCCGCGCGACATCTGCACGCGCGAGGCGTTCGAAAACGCCGCCCGCGTCGTCGCTGCGACCGGCGGGTCGACCAATGCCGCGCTGCACCTGCCCGCGATGGCGCATGAGGCGGGGATTGCGTTCGATCTGTTCGACGTCGCGGAGATTTTCCGTTCGACCCCCTATCTTGCCGATCTGAAGCCGGGTGGCCGCTATGTCGCCAAGGACATGTATGAGGCGGGCGGCGTCTATATGCTGATGAAGACCATGCTCGCGGGCGGCCTGCTGCACGGCGACTGCAAAACGGTGAGCGGCCTGACGCTGGCCGAGAATATCGACCGCGTCACCTGGAACCCCGACCAGAAGGTGATCCGCGAGGTGACGAACCCGATCACCCCGACCGGCGGGGTGGTGGGGCTGAAAGGCAGCCTTGCGCCGGAGGGGGCGATCGTCAAGGTCGCGGGCATGGCGCGGCTGAGCTTTGCCGGTCCGGCGCGGGTGTTCGACTGCGAGGAAGACGCCTTTGCCGCCGTCGAGGCGCGCGACATTGCCGAGGGATCGGTGATCATCATCCGCTATGAAGGCCCGCGTGGCGGCCCCGGCATGCGTGAGATGCTGTCGACCACCGCCGCGCTTTACGGCCAGGGCATGGGCGAGAAGGTCGCGCTGATCACCGACGGGCGGTTTTCGGGGGCGACGCGCGGCTTCTGCATCGGCCATGTCGGGCCCGAGGCGGCGGTCGGCGGGCCGATCGCGCTGGTCGAGGATGGCGACATGATCCGCATCGATGCGGTCGCCGGCACCATCGACCTTGATGTCGCAGGCGATGTGCTGGCCGAACGCCGCGCCCGCTGGCAGCCGCGCGCGCATGACTATCAGTCGGGCACGCTGTGGCGCTATTCCCGGAATGTCGGCCCGGCGGTGGGCGGGGCCGTCACCCATCCCGGCGGCAGCGCCGAAACCCATATGTTCGCGGACATTTAA
- a CDS encoding MAPEG family protein has protein sequence MNSPILGPVVALTSWSLIMWLWMYATRLPAIGRAKITLDPRVPPKTLMEQLPAETRWKADNYNHLMEQPTLFYALALTLALAGAGSGPNLMFAWGYVALRVIHSIFQSTVNIIPVRFALHVLGTLCLFGLAAGAAMRVFAL, from the coding sequence TTGAACAGTCCAATTCTCGGGCCGGTGGTGGCGCTGACGTCATGGTCGCTGATCATGTGGCTGTGGATGTATGCGACGCGCCTGCCGGCGATCGGCCGCGCCAAGATCACGCTCGATCCGCGCGTGCCGCCCAAGACGCTGATGGAGCAGCTGCCGGCGGAAACCCGCTGGAAAGCCGATAATTACAATCATCTGATGGAACAGCCGACTTTGTTCTATGCGCTTGCGCTGACGCTCGCGCTTGCCGGTGCGGGATCGGGGCCGAACCTGATGTTCGCCTGGGGCTATGTTGCCCTCAGGGTTATCCACAGCATTTTCCAGTCGACGGTCAACATCATCCCGGTGCGGTTTGCGCTGCACGTGCTGGGGACCCTGTGCCTGTTCGGGCTGGCGGCGGGCGCGGCGATGCGGGTGTTTGCGTTGTAA
- a CDS encoding collagen-binding domain-containing protein — MAALTVVPAPAMASEVIGRGTTILRELNLFTTGNVVMSQEVEGKSFIGGNLEGGGQFGIGSGEQGFINPATGALPTATIVGNANVSGLQLNGGTIPGGGLVGPRGIDIGGTLTGGLNVNATGSAVRIGALSNANVNGASGGSISWGSRTNSNVNGNGSTTGQDAALGSGFQASLAAKRDALAADLTAFSNELRTFAPTASINMADPNNVRFDVGSQTGTVVFRIADAAAFFSSAASRAFSFNAGAADAIIINVGSATPLDSLIVRQNFLGNGDLYSQRVIWNFDPSIREITFANSFVGSVVALGSRVDNRNFLQGSVAVRSLVMNGEIHLGNFNGTINAIPEPATWAMMIGGFGLVGTAMRRRRAVPLAA, encoded by the coding sequence GTGGCCGCGTTGACTGTCGTTCCGGCCCCGGCGATGGCGTCGGAGGTGATCGGCCGCGGGACCACGATCCTGCGTGAGCTGAACCTGTTCACCACCGGCAATGTGGTGATGAGCCAGGAGGTCGAGGGCAAGAGCTTCATCGGCGGCAACCTGGAGGGCGGTGGCCAGTTCGGCATCGGCAGCGGCGAACAGGGTTTCATCAATCCCGCAACCGGCGCGCTGCCGACCGCGACGATCGTCGGCAATGCCAATGTCAGCGGCCTCCAGCTCAATGGCGGCACGATCCCCGGCGGCGGCCTTGTCGGCCCGCGCGGCATCGATATCGGCGGCACCCTGACGGGCGGGCTGAACGTCAACGCGACCGGTTCGGCCGTTCGGATCGGCGCGTTGTCCAACGCCAATGTCAACGGCGCGAGCGGCGGGTCGATCAGCTGGGGCAGCCGCACCAACAGCAATGTCAACGGCAATGGCTCGACCACCGGCCAGGACGCGGCCCTTGGCAGCGGCTTTCAGGCGTCGCTTGCGGCCAAGCGCGATGCTCTGGCGGCCGATCTGACGGCCTTTTCGAACGAACTGCGCACCTTCGCGCCGACAGCGTCGATCAACATGGCCGACCCGAACAATGTCCGGTTCGACGTCGGCAGCCAGACCGGGACCGTGGTGTTCCGCATCGCCGATGCGGCCGCGTTCTTCAGCTCGGCGGCCTCGCGCGCATTCAGCTTCAACGCCGGTGCGGCCGATGCGATCATCATCAATGTCGGCAGCGCGACCCCGCTCGACTCGCTCATTGTCAGGCAGAACTTTCTTGGCAACGGCGATCTCTATTCGCAGCGGGTGATCTGGAACTTCGACCCGTCGATCCGCGAGATCACGTTCGCCAACTCGTTCGTCGGCTCGGTCGTGGCGCTTGGCAGCCGCGTCGATAACCGCAACTTCCTGCAGGGCTCGGTGGCGGTGCGGTCGCTGGTCATGAATGGCGAGATCCATCTCGGCAACTTCAACGGCACGATCAACGCGATCCCCGAACCCGCGACCTGGGCGATGATGATCGGCGGCTTCGGCCTTGTCGGCACGGCGATGCGCCGCCGCCGCGCGGTGCCGCTCGCCGCCTGA
- a CDS encoding 1,9-bis(guanidino)-5-aza-nonane synthase — translation MTDIVNDTRKAELLSKTVEHIDIRSFDARPIVDAMGKMSFTSRDLARATGIYNQMLADPDCSIFLVIAGSTSAGGCMDLYAELVRSNMVDGVVATGASIVDMDFFEGLGHKHYQALEVPDDNTLRSLYIDRIYDTYIDEEALQDCDHTIGRIADSLEPRAYSSRAFIREMGKYLAEHGKKENSLVKLAYEHDVPIFCPAFVDSSAGFGLVKHQVDRMKQGQPYMVLDAIADFRELTDIKIKAGTTGLLMIGGGVPKNFIQDTVVCAEILGHDDVEMHKYAVQITVADVRDGACSSSTLKEAASWGKVDTALEQMVFAEAGSVMPLLASDAYHRGHWRTRAKRAWGKLFD, via the coding sequence AGGCGGAGCTTCTGTCGAAGACCGTCGAGCATATCGACATCCGCAGCTTCGACGCGCGCCCGATCGTCGATGCGATGGGCAAGATGAGCTTCACCAGCCGCGATCTCGCCCGCGCGACCGGCATCTACAACCAGATGCTCGCCGATCCCGACTGCTCGATCTTCCTGGTGATCGCCGGCTCGACCTCGGCCGGCGGCTGCATGGACCTGTATGCAGAGCTGGTGCGCTCGAACATGGTCGACGGTGTCGTCGCGACCGGCGCGTCGATCGTCGACATGGATTTCTTCGAAGGGCTTGGCCACAAGCATTATCAGGCGCTCGAGGTGCCGGACGACAACACGCTGCGTTCGCTCTACATCGACCGCATCTACGACACCTATATCGACGAAGAGGCGCTGCAGGACTGCGACCACACGATCGGCCGCATCGCCGACAGCCTGGAGCCGCGTGCCTATTCGTCGCGCGCCTTCATCCGCGAGATGGGCAAATATCTGGCCGAACACGGCAAGAAGGAAAACAGCCTCGTCAAGCTTGCCTATGAGCATGACGTGCCGATCTTCTGCCCGGCCTTTGTCGACAGCTCGGCGGGCTTCGGCCTCGTCAAGCATCAGGTCGACCGGATGAAGCAGGGCCAGCCCTATATGGTGCTCGACGCCATCGCCGATTTCCGCGAACTGACCGACATCAAGATCAAGGCCGGCACCACCGGCCTGCTGATGATCGGCGGCGGCGTGCCCAAGAACTTCATCCAGGACACGGTCGTGTGCGCCGAAATCCTCGGCCATGACGATGTCGAGATGCACAAATATGCCGTGCAGATCACCGTCGCCGATGTGCGCGACGGTGCCTGCTCGTCCTCGACGCTCAAGGAAGCGGCGAGCTGGGGCAAGGTCGACACCGCGCTGGAGCAGATGGTGTTCGCCGAGGCCGGCTCGGTCATGCCGCTGCTCGCCTCCGACGCTTATCATCGCGGCCATTGGCGCACCCGCGCCAAGCGCGCCTGGGGCAAGCTGTTCGACTGA
- a CDS encoding class I SAM-dependent RNA methyltransferase — MSGVEIVRVAARGEGVTADGRHVPLAAPGDRVTDDGRVLPGPHHADPVCRHFPACGGCQLQHLDTDSLGAFVRDRIASALAAQGVAAPDFDPVHLSPPRTRRRAGLSVRRAGRRILIGFNRERSHVIEDLAECHVLHPDLFALVAPLRALMDRLLPARAAGATLRLTLADQGIDLLIEGMAADGLAAIEALGDFARGHALARLALDDGGGPQTLWEPVPVTVTLGGVPVGLPHAAFLQATADGEAALVAAVRDGVGAARVVADLFSGLGTFALALSGRVYAAEAARDAVLALKAARPGIFADHRDLYRRPLQPAELDRFEAVVLDPPRAGAEAQAALIAAARTPRIAYVSCNPATFARDARILAGGGLRLTRIVPVGQFGWSTHVELCGIFERRSAG; from the coding sequence ATGAGCGGGGTCGAGATCGTCCGCGTGGCCGCGCGCGGGGAGGGCGTGACCGCCGATGGCCGCCATGTGCCGCTGGCCGCGCCCGGCGACCGGGTGACCGATGATGGCCGGGTGCTGCCCGGTCCGCACCATGCCGACCCCGTCTGCCGCCATTTCCCGGCCTGTGGCGGCTGCCAGCTCCAGCATCTCGATACCGACAGCCTCGGCGCATTTGTGCGCGACCGCATCGCCTCGGCGCTTGCCGCCCAGGGCGTGGCGGCGCCCGATTTCGATCCCGTCCATCTGTCGCCGCCGCGCACGCGCCGGCGTGCCGGCCTGTCGGTGCGCCGTGCCGGGCGGCGGATCCTGATCGGCTTCAACCGCGAACGCAGCCATGTGATCGAGGATCTGGCCGAATGTCATGTGCTGCATCCGGACCTGTTCGCGCTGGTCGCGCCGCTGCGCGCGCTGATGGACCGGCTGCTGCCCGCCCGCGCCGCCGGGGCGACGCTGCGCCTGACGCTGGCCGATCAGGGCATCGACCTGCTGATCGAGGGCATGGCCGCTGACGGGCTGGCGGCGATCGAGGCGCTGGGCGATTTCGCGCGCGGCCACGCCCTGGCGCGGCTGGCGCTCGACGATGGCGGCGGCCCGCAGACATTGTGGGAACCGGTGCCGGTCACGGTCACGCTCGGCGGCGTGCCGGTCGGCCTGCCGCATGCCGCCTTTCTGCAGGCAACTGCGGACGGGGAGGCGGCGCTGGTCGCCGCCGTGCGCGACGGGGTTGGCGCGGCGCGGGTGGTGGCGGACCTGTTTTCGGGGCTGGGCACATTCGCGCTCGCGCTGTCCGGGCGCGTCTATGCGGCAGAGGCGGCGCGCGACGCCGTGCTGGCGCTCAAGGCCGCGCGGCCGGGCATTTTTGCCGATCACCGCGACCTTTACCGCCGGCCGCTGCAGCCCGCAGAGCTTGACCGGTTCGAAGCCGTCGTCCTCGATCCGCCGCGCGCCGGGGCCGAGGCGCAGGCGGCGCTGATCGCCGCCGCCCGCACGCCGCGCATCGCCTATGTGTCGTGCAACCCGGCGACCTTTGCCCGCGATGCCCGCATCCTGGCCGGTGGCGGCCTGAGGCTCACGCGCATCGTGCCGGTCGGCCAGTTCGGCTGGTCGACCCATGTCGAGCTGTGCGGCATTTTCGAGCGCCGATCCGCCGGCTGA